A region of Desulfomicrobium escambiense DSM 10707 DNA encodes the following proteins:
- a CDS encoding heavy-metal-associated domain-containing protein: MPTIAIKGMSCAHCTGSVTKLLSSMPGIANVSVTLTPGQARFDAGPDVDLAAVKNAIRKIGFEPQD, from the coding sequence ATGCCGACCATCGCCATCAAAGGAATGTCCTGCGCCCACTGCACCGGCTCCGTCACCAAGCTGCTCTCGTCCATGCCCGGCATCGCCAACGTCTCCGTGACCCTAACGCCCGGCCAGGCGAGGTTCGACGCCGGCCCGGACGTGGACCTCGCGGCCGTGAAGAACGCCATCCGCAAGATCGGCTTCGAGCCCCAGGATTAG